From one Botrytis cinerea B05.10 chromosome 7, complete sequence genomic stretch:
- the Bcgst21 gene encoding Bcgst21 has product MTQPITLYSHITGPNPWKVSIILEELKIPYTTKFLEPYETLNPNGRVPAITDPNTSLTLWESGAIIEYLIDTYDQTTQLSYTSSPERYHTKQWLHFQMSGQGPYFGQAHWFTKMHSEKVDSVIDRFLAQIKRVLYVLDRHLKGKEWLVGDKCTYADLSFVMWNEGIPWIFGDRAGELEMEKDYPNFFAWHTRLMERPSVKKVFEDKAAAKSGELPL; this is encoded by the exons atGACTCAACCAATCACTCTCTACAGCCACA TAACTGGGCCCAATCCATGGAAAGTCTCCATCATTCTAGAAGAACTCAAAATCCCATACACCACCAAATTCCTAG AACCCTATGAAACCCTCAACCCCAACGGCCGCGTCCCCGCCATAACCGACCCCAACACCTCGCTCACCCTCTGGGAATCCGGCGCCATAATCGAATACCTCATCGACACCTACGACCAAACCACCCAACTAAGCTACACCAGCTCTCCCGAACGCTACCACACAAAACAATGGCTACATTTCCAAATGTCCGGCCAAGGACCCTACTTCGGGCAAGCCCACTGGTTTACAAAAATGCACAGCGAGAAAGTGGATAGCGTTATCGACCGTTTTCTGGCACAGATCAAACGCGTCTTGTACGTATTGGATAGACATCTGAAGGGGAAAGAATGGTTGGTGGGTGATAAATGCACATATGCTGATCTATCATTTGTGATGTGGAACGAGGGGATCCCGTGGATTTTTGGTGACCGCGCAggagagttggagatggagaaggattATCCCAATTTCTTTGCGTGGCATACGAGACTGATGGAGAGACCTTCTGTGAAAAAGGTCTTTGAGGATAAGGCGGCTGCTAAGAGTGGTGAATTGCCGCTTTGA
- the Bchnt2 gene encoding Bchnt2, with product MIIRPAFHRIRLVGFSSLHLQSRTMTSSTPPKTLIHFGKFEVTDQVFHKSSYCYCLVNIKPILPGHVLVIPYQHHPRMTDLSRAELDDIFSTTQKVQKMLAAHYFPGQNLSEGSFNIAIQDGPESGQTVPHFHCHVIPRTKESATIGDGIYDKLQGEEGNLGGGLWDRAAQLGERPAQKGKFPRVDDEDRLPRSAEVMNQEAALFREQMQKLGYSEMEQHDQ from the exons ATGATCATACGACCAGCATTCCATCGAATACGACTCGTAGGATTTTCatctctccacctccaatCCCGCACTATGACCTCCAGCACACCCCCCAAAACCCTGATACATTTTGGGAAATTCGAAGTCACGGATCAG GTCTTCCACAAATCAAGCTATTGCTACTGTCTCGTAAACATCAAGCCCATCCTCCCCGGCCACGTGCTCGTGATCCCTTACCAGCACCACCCACGCATGACAGATCTCTCACGTGCCGAGCTCGACGATATCTTTTCGACGACGCAGAAAGTGCAAAAGATGCTCGCGGCTCATTATTTCCCGGGCCAAAATCTCAGCGAAGGTTCCTTCAATATTGCAATTCAAGATGGGCCGGAGAGTGGTCAAACGGTACCGCATTTTCACTGTCATGTCATACCGCGCACGAAAGAGAGCGCGAcgattggagatgggatttATGACAAGTTgcagggagaggagggaaacTTGGGGGGTGGACTTTGGGATCGAGCTGCACAGCTGGGGGAGAGACCGGCGCAGAAAGGAAAATTCCCAAGGGTGGATGACGAGGATAGGTTGCCAAGAAG TGCGGAGGTGATGAACCAGGAAGCCGCTCTTTTTAGAGAGCAGATGCAAAAGCTGGGGTACAGTGAGATGGAGCAACACGATCAATGA
- the Bcctf18 gene encoding Bcctf18, protein MPSVSSPIEYPQSSSPPPMKRPHPVKASDLRKPLNVGGFLLDDGSDVEEDFEQPAAKRRMTEKPADPIIIPEEESQKDFANDCGIQPSRSGPRQTVGGFMIDESDEENEEDSAVEVSRDAQLPKPAFEPPTNSTGSNVNTSTLPAFLNNLTRKAGDIQTCSGKSFSINLKKKAAPISFEKMVAARSVTKAGKAKKSYYGINISELVEEASKETKAKESRKVETENEIMPSIESLAVKKPRKTLMWTEKYRARHFMELCGDDRTHRQVLRWLKAWDPIVFPKSGKPKAAPTKKFGEPDDEKPHRKILLLTGPPGLGKTTLAHVCARQAGYEVMEINASDERSRDVVKGRIRTSVGTENVKTGSTVTSKSGHVSKNAHPLCVVVDEVDGVVGGSGGSGEGGFIKALIDLVLLDQKNSSTVGTNTNYSKKKKGDDFRLLRPLILVCNDVYHPSLRPLRNSSFAEIIHIRKPPLDAVVQRMQTVFEKEGVSCDSDAIRRLCEATWGISPMDTKKGAEGTGEGDLRSILVVGEWAAGKLRTEAKGERPRLTRKWVEQNMTGDLSHGGGGSRAVGRGGIKEVVNRVFLEGAGFPRPTSFKNIVPDDAFNTEPKTQLGVAELARKAGMERLGSMIETSGDTDRIMTDIFGEYPNQPFNDDSILSKPDAAYEWLHFHDSCSSRVFSGQEWELAGYLTQPVLAWHHLFASPARHYFRSDNQPNKKWSKSDEDAEPEAEPLPFTGPRADFSAFEMEKLNRSTIQELQAQLDAKLLRSFRSCEDIAMDLLPYVVRMISPEVKPIIVGGSGETKGIASVRKDSEKRMVKRAVDVMSEIGVMFERGRLEGSDAGAKWGASEWVYRMEPPLDTLVTFLTSPIKNDATNVRYAVRQVLDQEYQKNIIVRENKARQARYKMGNVDGGDEEYSFEKGKFGKGKSEKNVLGVGTGNEIKKDFFGRVLEDRVLGKNGNVGAGDNRGGGEKKMPEKKVWVTFHEGFSNAVRKPITIGELMRGL, encoded by the coding sequence CAGAAAGCCACTTAATGTTGGAGGGTTTCTGTTAGATGATGGCTCGGATGTTGAGGAGGACTTTGAACAACCTGCGGCAAAGAGACGGATGACTGAGAAACCTGCCGATCCAATTATCATACCGGAAGAAGAATCACAAAAAGACTTCGCAAATGATTGTGGGATACAACCTTCAAGATCGGGACCACGCCAAACTGTCGGCGGTTTCATGATTGACGAATCTGACGAGGAAAACGAGGAAGATTCAGCGGTGGAGGTCTCGCGAGACGCGCAATTGCCTAAACCTGCCTTCGAACCTCCAACAAATTCTACTGGGAGTAATGTCAATACCTCAACGTTGCCAGCCTTCTTGAATAACCTAACGAGAAAGGCCGGAGACATACAAACATGCTCAGGGAAGTCTTTCTCAATAAACCTAAAGAAGAAGGCTGCACCTATATCGTTCGAGAAAATGGTAGCAGCTAGATCCGTGACAAAGGCtggaaaagcaaaaaaaagtTACTATGGGATAAACATATCTGAGTTGGTTGAGGAAGCTTCAAAGGAGACCAAGGCGAAGGAATCAAGGAAAGTTGAGACCGAGAACGAAATCATGCCCTCGATTGAGAGTCTTGCAGTGAAGAAACCACGCAAGACATTGATGTGGACTGAAAAATATCGAGCAAGACATTTCATGGAACTTTGTGGAGATGATCGCACACACCGTCAGGTGCTACGATGGCTCAAAGCTTGGGATCCTATTGTTTTCCCTAAATCCGGGAAACCTAAAGCTGCACCAACGAAGAAGTTCGGAGAACCAGATGATGAAAAACCTCATCGCAAAATCCTTTTGCTTACAGGACCTCCTGGTCTTGGTAAAACTACTTTAGCACATGTCTGTGCTAGGCAAGCTGGTTATGAAGTTATGGAAATCAATGCTAGTGATGAACGAAGTAGAGATGTAGTAAAAGGTCGAATTCGAACAAGTGTTGGTACGGAAAACGTCAAGACTGGTTCGACTGTTACATCAAAATCTGGACATGTATCGAAGAATGCCCACCCACTTTGTGTagttgttgatgaagttgatggaGTTGTAGGAGGTTCTGGTGGATCAGGTGAGGGTGGATTTATCAAGGCTTTAATTGACCTGGTACTTCTGGATCAAAAGAATTCCTCGACAGTGGGCACGAATACCAATTACtcgaaaaaaaagaaaggtgATGATTTTAGACTTCTGAGGCCCTTGATATTGGTCTGTAACGATGTGTATCATCCATCTTTGAGACCGCTACGCAATTCTAGTTTTGCCGAAATCATACATATCCGAAAGCCGCCACTGGATGCTGTTGTTCAGCGGATGCAAACAGTTTTCGAGAAGGAAGGAGTATCCTGTGATAGTGACGCTATTCGCCGATTGTGTGAAGCAACATGGGGAATAAGTCCCATGGATACTAAGAAAGGGGCTGAAGGAACCGGTGAAGGCGATCTACGAAGCATTTTGGTAGTAGGAGAATGGGCAGCAGGGAAACTCAGAACCGAGGCAAAAGGCGAAAGACCTCGCTTAACTAGAAAATGGGTCGAACAAAACATGACTGGTGATCTATCTCATGGTGGAGGTGGTTCTCGGGCTGTTGGACGAGGAGGTATCAAAGAAGTTGTAAACCGTGTGTTCCTGGAAGGAGCCGGTTTCCCTCGACCAACAAGTTTCAAAAACATAGTGCCAGACGACGCATTTAATACAGAGCCAAAAACGCAGCTTGGCGTCGCTGAACTTGCTCGGAAAGCAGGCATGGAGCGCCTTGGATCCATGATCGAGACTAGTGGTGATACTGATAGGATCATGACCGATATCTTTGGTGAATATCCTAATCAACCCTTCAATGATGACTCCATACTTTCTAAACCAGATGCTGCTTACGAGTGGCTTCATTTTCATGATAGTTGTTCATCACGCGTCTTTTCGGGTCAGGAATGGGAATTGGCTGGTTACCTTACTCAACCCGTTCTAGCATGGCATCATTTATTTGCGTCGCCCGCTCGTCACTATTTCCGTTCTGACAATCAACCAAATAAGAAGTGGAGTAAAAGTGACGAAGATGCTGAACCAGAAGCCGAGCCCCTACCATTCACCGGCCCACGTGCTGATTTCTCGGCCTTTGAAATGGAGAAATTAAACAGAAGCACAATTCAAGAATTACAAGCTCAGCTTGACGCGAAACTTCTGAGAAGCTTTAGAAGTTGCGAGGATATAGCTATGGATTTATTGCCATATGTTGTACGCATGATAAGTCCAGAAGTGAAACCCATCATCGTAGGAGGAAGCGGCGAAACTAAAGGTATAGCCAGTGTACGCAAGGATTCTGAGAAAAGAATGGTCAAAAGAGCTGTAGATGTTATGAGCGAAATCGGTGTAATGTTTGAAAGAGGAAGGTTAGAGGGTAGTGATGCAGGCGCGAAATGGGGCGCGAGTGAGTGGGTCTATAGGATGGAACCACCTCTTGATACGTTGGTTACGTTTTTGACATCGCCGATTAAAAATGATGCCACGAATGTGAGGTATGCGGTGAGACAGGTTCTGGACCAGGAATATCAGAAAAATATCATTGTGAGGGAGAATAAAGCGAGGCAGGCGAGGTATAAAATGGGGAATGTGGATGGAGGGGATGAGGAATACTCTTTTGAAAAGGGGAAGTttgggaaggggaagagtgAGAAGAATGTTTTGGGGGTGGGCACAGGCAATGAGATTAAGAAGGATTTCTTCGGGAGGGTGTTGGAAGATAGAGTGTTGGGAAAGAATGGTAATGTGGGCGCTGGAGACAAtagaggaggtggagagaagaagatgccGGAAAAAAAGGTCTGGGTTACGTTTCATGAGGGCTTTTCAAATGCGGTGAGGAAACCAATTACGATTGGGGAGTTGATGAGAGGTTTGTAA
- the Bcsrm1 gene encoding Bcsrm1 gives MAGRKTKAAAAVTSPANVGVKRTTASRTSVPAPAKPSKVTKKPAKKVATTKAAAAKVAKAAAKPAPKKTAKKPVPKKSKVTSKPASEEDAEMENEEDVETAGSDKEETPAPPKPVVSRKRSRTQESESLPVAKKLKIGASINIPPTERLDVYVFGSGENNELGLGANKINGKAPTNVMRPRYNPLLKGVTQVAVGGMHCVALTDDQRILTWGVSDGGSLGRDTSSYEAPAKDVDADSDSEDEEDIVLNPLESTPTAISTEFLDGRKVAQVIACDSSSFVLTEDGYVYGWGSFVGNDGIIGFTAEGASMAAKERDGDLKKKFQIQAEPMLIPGLKNIKSLARGSNHVMALDNKGTVFTWGACEQNQLGRRVNNRFKFAALTPTPILKKCKSIAGGSFHSFAINTKGQVLSWGLNNYGQTGIASNAGGDDAFIHNPTVVKGFEGFDVKQIKGCFQHTIACTEKQEVLVVGRCDEGQTGLDLTSVDQDTVIVSPTTSKPAILKALTVVPGVKATFVAGAIDNSIVLTEDGKVWAWGYGENYRIGLGSDDTVRTPTLIENSAIKGKKITFAGCGGQFSVIAGPEVTMSSDN, from the exons ATGGCTGGCCGCAAAACTAAAGCTGCAGCTGCAGTCACATCTCCCGCCAATGTCGGTGTAAAACGAACCACGGCGTCTCGTACTTCTGTTCCTGCACCAGCAAAACCATCAAAAGTAACTAAGAAGCCAGCTAAGAAGGTTGCCACTACCAAAGCTGCTGCCGCTAAGGTTGCAAAGGCTGCTGCTAAACCCGCCCCCAAGAAGACCGCCAAGAAGCCAGTTCCTAAAAAATCAAAGGTCACGTCTAAGCCAGCTTCAGAGGAGGATGCCGAGATGGAGAACGAGGAAGATGTCGAGACTGCTGGAAGTGACAAAGAGGAAACACCAG CACCACCAAAACCTGTTGTCAGCAGAAAAAGAAGTCGAACTCAAGAATCGGAATCCTTGCCCGTTGCAAAGAAGCTTAAGATCGGCGCTAGCATCAACATCCCACCTACTGAACGACTCGATGTTTATGTTTTTGGCAGTGGAGAAAACAACGAGTTGGGTTTGGGTGCAAATAAGATCAATGGCAAAGCACCCACAAATGTCATGCGACCACGTTACAATCCCCTTCTCAAGGGCGTTACCCAAGTTGCTGTCGGCGGTATGCACTGCGTTGCGTTGACTGATGACCAAAGAATCTTGACATGGGGAGTGTCAGATGGAGGATCTTTGGGTCGTGATACTAGCTCATACGAAGCACCGGCCAAAGATGTAGATGCAGACTCTGATtctgaggatgaggaagatatCGTTCTCAACCCACTTGAAAGCACTCCAACGGCCATCTCCACTGAGTTTCTCGATGGAAGAAAGGTCGCCCAGGTAATTGCCTGTGACTCCTCTAGCTTCGTGCTCACTGAAGACGGCTATGTATACGGTTGGGGTTCGTTTGTT GGAAATGATGGTATCATCGGTTTTACTGCTGAAGGCGCGTCAATGGCGGCCAAAGAACGTGACGGTGATCTCAAGAAGAAGTTCCAGATTCAGGCAGAGCCCATGCTTATTCCCGGATTAAAGAACATCAAGTCATTGGCTCGTGGAAGCAACCATGTCATGGCTCTCGATAACAAGGGAACGGTTTTCACCTGGGGAGCTTGCGAGCAAAACCAGCTCGGTAGACGAGTCAATAACCGTTTTAAATTCGCTGCACTTACTCCAACGCCAATTTTAAAGAAGTGCAAGTCAATTGCTGGAGGTTCCTTTCATTCCTTTGCCATTAACACCAAAGGCCAAGTCCTCTCGTGGGGTTTAAACAATTATGGCCAGACCGGTATTGCCTCAAACGCCGGTGGTGATGATGCGTTCATCCATAATCCAACTGTTGTTAAGGGATTTGAGGGCTTTGATGTCAAGCAAATTAAAGGTTGTTTTCAGCACACAATCGCCTGTACTGAGAAGCAGGAGGTTTTGGTTGTTGGGCGATGTGACGAAGGTCAGACTGGCCTTGATCTGACTAGTGTTGACCAAGATACTGTCATCGTTAGCCCCACCACCTCTAAGCCAGCTATTCTCAAGGCTCTAACCGTTGTTCCTGGTGTCAAAGCCACTTTTGTAGCTGGTGCAATCGATAACAGCATTGTTCTGACAGAAGATGGCAAAGTATGGGCGTGGGGATATGGTGAGAACTACAGGATTGGTCTAGGCAGTGATGATACTGTCCGGACACCCACTCTCATTGAGAACTCTGCCATCAAGGGTAAGAAGATTACCTTTGCTGGTTGCGGAGGCCAATTTAGTGTCATTGCTGGACCTGAGGTCACAATGAGCAGCGACAACTAG